One Lacunisphaera limnophila DNA window includes the following coding sequences:
- a CDS encoding DUF3817 domain-containing protein translates to MPWYKSTIGRLRVIGFWEGVSFLVLLGVAMPLKYVYGEPAAVRVVGMAHGVLFVLYVGAALHAAWEQAWTWQRTGLVLAASLLPAGPFVVDARLLRGAGKA, encoded by the coding sequence ATGCCATGGTACAAATCCACGATCGGACGGCTGAGGGTGATCGGCTTCTGGGAAGGCGTGTCCTTCCTGGTGCTGCTGGGCGTCGCCATGCCGTTGAAGTATGTCTACGGGGAGCCGGCGGCCGTGCGCGTGGTGGGCATGGCGCACGGGGTGTTATTCGTGCTGTACGTGGGAGCGGCGCTCCACGCCGCGTGGGAGCAGGCCTGGACCTGGCAGCGTACCGGTCTGGTTTTGGCCGCGAGTTTGTTGCCGGCGGGACCATTTGTGGTGGACGCGCGGTTGCTGCGGGGGGCGGGGAAGGCCTAG
- the rnhC gene encoding ribonuclease HIII has protein sequence MAKKPDHDADEPKKITSYTIKLDDAQMEKLRAAVAAKHWESAEVPYARFAFKGPKVNVTAYTSGKVVVAGKETEDFVQNVIEAQVTGAAQLGYDEVHHPDWFEPHAGLDESGKGDLFGPVVAATVIAEKPAIEAWRVAGVRDSKSIEDSQILRLDDVIRDTPGVVVETVYCGMDKYNELMLKPQANLNRLLAWQHARALEAALQKKWVGRGLLDQFTKEPLVQRELKKRGLERFTLDMRTKAESDPVVAAASVVARAEFVRQMRNLSREFGEKLLFGAGAQAKAQAAQIVDRLGARALGRFAKLHFRTSYEVVAAAGKLDELPLKEPREKTEWRR, from the coding sequence ATGGCAAAAAAGCCGGACCACGACGCCGACGAACCGAAGAAGATCACGAGCTACACGATCAAGCTCGATGATGCCCAGATGGAGAAGCTGCGGGCAGCGGTGGCGGCGAAGCACTGGGAGTCGGCCGAGGTGCCGTACGCGCGTTTCGCGTTCAAGGGACCCAAGGTCAACGTGACCGCCTACACCAGCGGCAAGGTCGTGGTGGCGGGGAAGGAGACGGAGGATTTTGTGCAGAACGTGATCGAGGCCCAGGTCACCGGCGCGGCCCAGCTGGGTTACGACGAGGTGCACCACCCCGACTGGTTCGAGCCGCACGCGGGGCTGGACGAGAGCGGCAAGGGCGACCTGTTCGGCCCGGTGGTGGCGGCGACGGTCATCGCGGAGAAACCCGCGATCGAGGCGTGGCGTGTCGCCGGGGTGCGGGACAGCAAGAGCATCGAGGACTCGCAGATCCTGCGGCTGGATGACGTCATCCGTGACACGCCCGGCGTGGTCGTGGAGACGGTGTATTGCGGCATGGACAAGTACAACGAGCTCATGCTCAAACCGCAGGCGAACCTGAACCGGTTGCTCGCGTGGCAGCACGCGCGGGCGCTGGAGGCGGCGCTGCAAAAGAAGTGGGTCGGTCGCGGCCTGCTGGACCAGTTCACCAAAGAGCCGTTGGTGCAGCGCGAGCTGAAGAAGCGCGGCCTGGAGCGGTTCACCCTCGACATGCGCACCAAGGCGGAATCGGACCCGGTGGTCGCCGCGGCCTCGGTGGTGGCGCGCGCGGAGTTTGTGCGGCAGATGCGGAACCTGTCGCGCGAGTTCGGCGAGAAGCTGCTGTTCGGCGCCGGGGCGCAGGCCAAGGCGCAGGCGGCGCAGATTGTGGACCGGCTCGGGGCGCGGGCGCTCGGCCGGTTTGCCAAGCTGCATTTCCGCACGAGCTACGAGGTCGTGGCCGCAGCGGGCAAGCTTGACGAGCTGCCGCTGAAGGAGCCGCGGGAAAAGACGGAGTGGAGGCGGTAG
- a CDS encoding NAD(P)-dependent oxidoreductase produces the protein MSSETDQQSKYAWSLINRATPPKRPAAERVGDFKEIYSEFDEATAREQAARCIQCPEALCMTGCPLANRIPEWMALTAQGRFLEAAELSRATSNLPEICSRVCPQEKLCEGACILNGRADPIAIGAIERFINEFAFAHGGLDATPAPPNGRKVAIIGSGPGGLACADELARLGYGVTIFEAQAVPGGLLVNGIPAFKLEKHIVERRIDLLVRRGVEFRLNVRVGWDVSLAGLREKYDAVFLGIGAQKPKPLDVPGAELSGIVDALPLLIQKNVASPLMAGVPIGVRGRRVAVLGGGDTAMDCLRTALRDGAQEAVCLYRRDLANMPGSRKEYANALEEGAQFRFLTNPVALLGDAAGRVTAVRCVRMELGAPDASGRRSPRAVPGSEFDLPADLVVVAYGFDPVPFPPGSDLAQTATDKWGGFKTDENLMTSLPGVFAGGDSVRGPSLVVHAVRDARRAAQGIHRYLAGKPA, from the coding sequence ATGTCCTCCGAAACTGACCAACAATCCAAGTACGCCTGGTCGTTGATCAACCGCGCCACCCCACCCAAGCGGCCGGCCGCCGAGCGCGTGGGGGACTTCAAGGAAATCTACAGCGAGTTCGACGAGGCGACCGCGCGCGAGCAGGCGGCCCGCTGCATCCAGTGCCCCGAGGCGCTCTGCATGACCGGCTGCCCGCTGGCCAACCGCATCCCCGAATGGATGGCCCTCACCGCCCAGGGCCGCTTCCTCGAGGCGGCGGAACTCTCCCGCGCCACCAGCAACCTCCCGGAAATCTGCTCGCGCGTCTGCCCCCAGGAAAAACTCTGCGAGGGCGCCTGCATCCTGAACGGCCGCGCCGACCCCATCGCCATCGGCGCCATCGAGCGCTTCATCAATGAGTTTGCCTTCGCCCACGGCGGGCTCGACGCCACCCCCGCCCCGCCCAATGGACGGAAGGTCGCCATCATCGGCTCCGGGCCGGGCGGCCTCGCCTGCGCCGACGAACTCGCCCGCCTCGGCTACGGGGTCACTATCTTCGAGGCCCAGGCCGTGCCCGGCGGCCTGCTCGTCAACGGCATCCCGGCCTTCAAACTGGAAAAACACATCGTCGAGCGCCGCATCGATCTGCTCGTCCGGCGCGGGGTCGAATTCCGCCTCAACGTCCGGGTCGGCTGGGATGTTTCCCTCGCCGGCCTGCGCGAAAAATACGACGCCGTCTTCCTCGGCATCGGCGCCCAGAAACCCAAGCCCCTCGACGTCCCCGGCGCGGAATTGTCCGGGATCGTCGACGCCCTCCCCCTCCTCATCCAAAAAAACGTCGCCTCCCCGCTCATGGCCGGCGTCCCGATCGGGGTCCGCGGCCGCCGTGTGGCCGTGCTTGGCGGCGGGGACACGGCCATGGACTGCCTGCGCACCGCCCTGCGCGATGGCGCGCAGGAAGCCGTGTGTCTCTACCGCCGCGACCTCGCCAACATGCCGGGCAGCCGCAAGGAATACGCCAACGCCCTCGAGGAGGGCGCGCAGTTCCGCTTCCTCACCAACCCGGTCGCCCTCCTCGGCGATGCCGCCGGCCGCGTCACGGCCGTGCGCTGCGTCCGCATGGAACTCGGCGCCCCCGACGCCTCCGGCCGGCGCTCGCCGCGGGCCGTCCCCGGCTCCGAATTCGACCTGCCCGCCGACCTCGTGGTCGTCGCCTACGGCTTCGACCCCGTGCCCTTCCCGCCCGGCAGCGACCTCGCCCAGACCGCCACCGACAAATGGGGCGGCTTCAAGACCGACGAAAACCTGATGACCTCCCTCCCCGGCGTGTTCGCCGGCGGCGACTCCGTCCGCGGACCGAGCCTGGTGGTCCACGCCGTGCGCGACGCCCGCCGCGCTGCCCAAGGCATCCACCGTTACTTGGCGGGCAAACCCGCCTGA
- a CDS encoding RNA polymerase sigma factor, with protein sequence MSSEMFTQLVDAHYTPLYRFALSLTKSPSDAGDLTQQTFFIWAKQGHALREEGKAKSWLFTTLYREFLRIRRRSERVTALEDLGPVEADPAAPEVDVVTGMDAGLVVEALQEVDETYRVPLTLFYLQDLSYKEIAGMLEVPIGTVMSRLSRGKAQLRAALARKEAGQRSKVVAFQNPEARKLS encoded by the coding sequence ATGTCCAGCGAGATGTTCACGCAGTTGGTGGATGCGCACTACACGCCGCTCTACCGCTTTGCCCTGAGCCTGACGAAAAGCCCGTCGGACGCGGGGGACCTCACCCAGCAGACCTTCTTCATCTGGGCGAAGCAGGGGCATGCGTTGCGGGAGGAGGGGAAGGCCAAATCGTGGCTCTTCACGACGCTTTATCGGGAATTCCTGCGCATCCGCCGTCGGTCCGAGCGGGTGACCGCCCTGGAGGACCTCGGGCCCGTCGAGGCGGACCCGGCAGCGCCGGAGGTGGACGTCGTCACGGGGATGGATGCGGGTCTCGTGGTCGAGGCGTTGCAGGAGGTCGACGAGACCTATCGCGTGCCGCTGACGCTGTTTTACCTGCAGGACCTTTCATACAAGGAAATTGCCGGGATGCTGGAGGTGCCGATCGGCACGGTCATGTCCCGGCTCTCACGCGGCAAGGCGCAGCTGCGCGCCGCGCTGGCGCGCAAGGAAGCGGGCCAGCGGAGCAAGGTGGTGGCATTCCAAAATCCTGAAGCGAGGAAACTCTCATGA
- a CDS encoding A/G-specific adenine glycosylase, with product MANPDQLSSRRPAFQAALHGWYRVHQRKLPWRDAPSLYKTVVSEFMLQQTQVVTVLPYFDRWLRALPDFAALAAAPETQVMKLWEGLGYYSRARNLHRLAQAWVAAPTPPRTPAAWRELPGIGPYTAAAITSISFDEPAAVVDGNVVRILARLTGENRLFRDGTEAVKFFTPLADALIPGSHPGTHNQAMMELGATVCFRQKPLCLVCPVAAFCTAFRDGEPESLPRLKPKVIEQRTIARLWCVHQGRLLLQRGAAKARRLAGLHELPAADIVGRAPAARDLLVTKRRAITRFQITESIYAAKLTPALKAAIARDDSLEWVPLQDLGQVTLSGPHRRWITALLAR from the coding sequence GTGGCCAACCCTGACCAGCTTTCCTCCCGGCGCCCGGCCTTCCAAGCCGCCCTCCACGGCTGGTACCGCGTCCACCAGCGGAAGCTCCCGTGGCGCGACGCCCCCTCGCTCTACAAGACCGTCGTCTCGGAATTCATGCTGCAGCAGACGCAGGTCGTCACTGTCCTCCCCTACTTCGACCGCTGGTTACGCGCCCTGCCCGACTTCGCCGCCCTCGCCGCCGCGCCCGAGACGCAAGTCATGAAACTCTGGGAAGGCCTCGGCTACTACTCCCGGGCCCGCAACCTCCACCGCCTCGCCCAGGCCTGGGTCGCCGCCCCCACCCCGCCCCGCACCCCGGCCGCGTGGCGCGAGCTCCCCGGCATCGGCCCCTACACCGCCGCCGCCATCACCAGCATCAGCTTCGATGAACCCGCCGCCGTGGTGGACGGGAATGTCGTCCGCATCCTCGCCCGCCTGACCGGCGAAAACCGCCTCTTCCGTGACGGCACGGAGGCGGTGAAATTCTTCACGCCGCTCGCCGACGCCCTCATCCCCGGTTCGCACCCCGGCACCCACAACCAGGCCATGATGGAACTCGGCGCCACCGTCTGCTTCCGCCAGAAACCCCTCTGCCTGGTCTGCCCGGTCGCCGCCTTCTGTACCGCCTTCCGGGACGGCGAACCCGAAAGCCTGCCGCGGCTCAAACCCAAGGTAATCGAGCAACGGACCATCGCCCGCCTCTGGTGCGTGCACCAAGGACGACTCCTCCTGCAGCGCGGTGCGGCCAAGGCCCGACGGCTCGCCGGACTTCACGAACTGCCCGCTGCCGACATCGTGGGCCGCGCACCGGCCGCCCGCGACCTGCTCGTCACCAAGCGCCGCGCCATCACCCGTTTCCAGATCACCGAATCCATCTACGCGGCGAAACTGACTCCGGCCCTCAAGGCCGCCATCGCCCGCGATGACTCCCTCGAGTGGGTGCCGCTGCAGGACCTGGGGCAGGTCACCCTCTCCGGCCCCCACCGGCGCTGGATCACTGCCCTGCTGGCACGTTAA
- a CDS encoding sugar phosphate isomerase/epimerase family protein: protein MKPIVALSSCWCSQRHQQGYEMMQEMAALGFEYVELSHGIKITLVPGILKAVEEGVIKVASCHNFCPLPPGVSHAAPNLYLPSSADARERDQWLRQSKRTVDFAGQVGAKKIVLHLGSVEFFWLNPTRKAEAYYDEHTADDLSADTGYQKMVAKALAKLKGRMPPYWAKTKASLTELLAYSAPKGLQLGFENREKFDELPLDADHPELIAAMAQPGACGYWHDTGHAQIKHDMGLLNHREHLEKNAPNAIGFHLHDVSADGRDHQPIGTGKIDFEMVSQFWRPEHTLVLEFSPRLTPEEVLSSKQRVEELLAKRFG, encoded by the coding sequence ATGAAGCCCATCGTCGCCCTCTCCAGCTGCTGGTGTTCCCAACGCCACCAGCAGGGTTATGAGATGATGCAGGAAATGGCGGCGCTGGGTTTCGAGTACGTCGAGCTCAGCCATGGCATCAAGATCACGCTCGTGCCGGGCATCCTGAAGGCGGTCGAGGAAGGGGTGATCAAGGTGGCCTCCTGCCACAATTTCTGTCCCCTGCCGCCTGGTGTGAGCCACGCCGCGCCGAACCTTTACCTGCCGTCATCGGCGGATGCCCGGGAGCGCGACCAATGGCTGCGGCAGAGCAAGCGCACGGTGGATTTCGCCGGCCAAGTCGGCGCCAAGAAGATCGTGCTGCATCTCGGCTCGGTGGAGTTTTTCTGGCTCAACCCCACGCGCAAGGCCGAGGCGTATTACGACGAGCATACGGCCGACGACCTCTCGGCCGACACCGGGTACCAGAAGATGGTGGCCAAGGCCCTGGCCAAGCTTAAAGGCCGGATGCCGCCGTATTGGGCCAAGACGAAGGCCAGCCTGACGGAGCTGCTGGCCTACTCCGCGCCCAAGGGCCTGCAGCTGGGCTTCGAGAACCGCGAGAAATTCGACGAGCTGCCACTCGATGCGGACCACCCGGAATTGATCGCGGCGATGGCCCAGCCCGGCGCCTGCGGGTACTGGCACGACACCGGCCATGCCCAGATCAAGCACGACATGGGCCTGCTCAACCACCGCGAGCACCTGGAGAAGAACGCACCCAACGCGATCGGTTTTCACCTGCACGACGTGAGCGCCGACGGGCGCGACCACCAGCCCATTGGCACGGGCAAGATCGACTTTGAGATGGTCAGCCAGTTCTGGCGGCCGGAACACACGCTGGTGCTGGAATTCAGCCCGCGGCTGACGCCGGAGGAAGTGTTGTCGTCGAAGCAGCGGGTGGAGGAATTGCTGGCGAAGCGGTTCGGGTAA
- the rpsU gene encoding 30S ribosomal protein S21: MPIEIKMRKNEPIDRALRRMKKKLERENIIKDVRTKRYNEKPCERRRRKEKVMAFTAMLRRRYAE; this comes from the coding sequence ATGCCCATCGAGATCAAAATGCGTAAGAATGAGCCGATCGACCGTGCGCTGCGCCGCATGAAGAAGAAGCTCGAGCGCGAGAACATCATCAAGGATGTTCGCACCAAGCGTTACAACGAGAAGCCCTGCGAGCGCCGCCGCCGCAAGGAGAAGGTCATGGCTTTCACCGCCATGCTGCGCCGCCGTTACGCGGAGTAA
- a CDS encoding two-component system sensor histidine kinase NtrB — protein MAVKKHSSLDKVLGRLDQLDEPNLHNLVQRLARERAMLEAVFNTLQEGVLVIDADGVIEYANEAAARLIGLKEPAAGETLWRFVPGLRDSLGGAGGASPLVTREFELAYPSPRLVRLYMVPFAEGESGPRRAIILSDITAERKSTAELIENEKISSILLLAAGVAHELGNPLNSLTIHLQLIDRKLRKLKASKETRSLEDSIKICRDEVTRLDGIIKNFLEAIRPRPPDLGEVYLPGLIEEVLHFQSRELADRGITVKGEMPDGTPVIMADRDQLKQVFFNLIKNAMEAMQPGGRLSLKLRADEDSVYVALADTGSGIKAEDLAKLFQPYHTTKISGHGLGLMIVQRIVRDHGGHVGIESKEGVGTVVTLQFPQKHRRVRMLAGG, from the coding sequence ATGGCGGTCAAAAAACACAGCTCGCTCGACAAGGTGCTCGGCCGGCTGGACCAGCTCGACGAGCCGAATCTGCACAACCTCGTGCAGCGCCTCGCCCGCGAGCGCGCGATGCTCGAGGCCGTGTTCAACACGCTGCAGGAAGGCGTGCTGGTCATCGACGCCGACGGCGTCATCGAGTACGCCAACGAGGCAGCGGCGCGGCTCATCGGCCTGAAGGAGCCGGCCGCGGGCGAAACCCTGTGGCGCTTCGTGCCGGGGTTGAGGGATTCCCTCGGCGGCGCGGGTGGGGCCTCGCCGCTGGTCACACGCGAATTTGAACTGGCCTACCCGTCGCCGCGGCTGGTGCGGCTCTACATGGTACCCTTCGCCGAGGGGGAGAGCGGACCGCGCCGGGCCATCATCCTGTCCGACATCACCGCTGAGCGGAAATCCACCGCCGAGCTCATCGAGAACGAGAAGATCTCATCGATCCTGCTGCTCGCCGCCGGCGTGGCGCACGAGCTGGGCAATCCGCTGAACTCGCTCACGATCCACCTGCAGCTCATCGACCGGAAGCTCCGGAAGCTGAAGGCCTCGAAGGAGACGCGTTCGCTGGAGGACTCGATCAAGATCTGTCGCGACGAGGTCACGCGGCTCGACGGCATCATCAAAAATTTCCTCGAGGCCATCCGCCCGCGGCCGCCCGACCTGGGTGAGGTCTACCTGCCGGGCCTGATCGAGGAGGTGCTGCATTTCCAGTCGCGCGAACTGGCGGACCGGGGCATCACGGTCAAAGGTGAGATGCCCGACGGCACGCCGGTGATCATGGCGGATCGCGACCAGCTGAAGCAGGTGTTTTTCAACCTGATCAAGAACGCCATGGAGGCAATGCAACCTGGCGGCCGACTGAGCCTGAAGCTGCGGGCCGACGAGGACTCGGTGTACGTGGCACTGGCGGACACTGGCAGCGGCATCAAGGCCGAGGACCTGGCCAAGCTTTTCCAGCCCTACCACACGACCAAGATCAGCGGCCATGGCCTCGGCCTGATGATCGTGCAGCGCATCGTGCGCGACCACGGCGGCCACGTGGGGATCGAGAGCAAGGAGGGCGTGGGCACGGTCGTGACGCTCCAGTTCCCCCAAAAGCACCGCCGGGTGCGGATGCTGGCGGGCGGGTGA
- a CDS encoding ribonuclease HII, whose translation MSKRRQLRSYDLKQIQGVAGLIGVDEAGRGALAGPVVAAAVLVSPEFLESRWAVAKSGRVNDSKQLTPAEREGLWAEFEELMAQGQIHANFGTASVAEIETVNILGATKLAMRRALGGIYPPSAFELKTEPDLFASEEEKAAFQPTVSCRILIDGLPLRHFPYPHEGVVSGDGRSLCIAMASIIAKVTRDRLMDELDKTHPGYGFAQHKGYGTEEHREAILKRGRSAVHRDSFLRKLFAQPRDLEGQMTLFG comes from the coding sequence ATGTCCAAGCGCCGGCAGCTCCGCAGTTACGACCTGAAGCAGATTCAGGGCGTGGCGGGCTTGATCGGGGTGGACGAGGCGGGCCGCGGGGCGCTGGCCGGCCCGGTGGTGGCCGCGGCGGTGCTGGTATCCCCGGAATTTTTGGAGAGCCGTTGGGCGGTGGCCAAGTCCGGCCGGGTCAACGATTCCAAGCAGCTCACCCCCGCGGAGCGCGAGGGGTTGTGGGCGGAGTTCGAGGAGTTGATGGCGCAGGGCCAGATCCACGCGAATTTCGGCACGGCGAGCGTGGCGGAGATCGAGACGGTCAACATCCTCGGGGCCACCAAGCTGGCGATGCGGCGGGCCCTCGGGGGCATCTACCCGCCAAGCGCCTTCGAGCTGAAGACCGAGCCGGACCTGTTTGCCAGCGAGGAGGAGAAGGCGGCCTTCCAGCCGACGGTGTCGTGCCGCATCCTGATCGACGGCCTGCCGCTGCGGCATTTCCCGTATCCCCACGAAGGCGTGGTCAGCGGCGACGGGCGCTCCCTGTGCATCGCGATGGCCTCGATCATCGCCAAGGTCACGCGCGACCGGCTGATGGACGAGCTGGACAAGACCCATCCGGGCTACGGCTTCGCCCAGCACAAGGGTTACGGCACGGAGGAGCACCGCGAGGCGATCCTCAAGCGCGGTCGGAGCGCGGTGCATCGCGACAGTTTCCTGCGCAAGCTCTTCGCCCAGCCGCGCGACCTCGAGGGGCAGATGACGTTGTTTGGTTGA